In Molothrus aeneus isolate 106 chromosome 4, BPBGC_Maene_1.0, whole genome shotgun sequence, the following are encoded in one genomic region:
- the TRMT9B gene encoding probable tRNA methyltransferase 9B isoform X1: MEPEPRRGSRMEHEATQLEKQHVHSVYENTAAYFSDLQTKAWPRVRNFLLEQKPGSLVVDIGCGTGKYLSVNSQVYNLGCDYCEGLVEIARKKGDEVLVCDNLNLPFRDQCFNAVISIGVIHHFSTKQRRIKAIKEMARILTPGGQIMIYVWAMEQKNRRFEKQDVFVPWNKALCSRHFSESNQSGDKGDFVHSAKGQDIHPAQLVISECSYQNNLHPETDSKHPRNMDHCLPRACCMKISEEENRFYSALGRSFRSWFFSRSLDESALRKQNDEMKHLKHEGVWANSAVPIQHSRHCSLDLGHHGALLNEQSLDDDDDVFVESLSLKKPQWSPAPDALKDLSLNGGHQSVAQSKGDKASFINGPVEDKDCIYDCNKDGAGKSDASKVFKRTSTTDSTDSALDSAVSVGDQTDAMLDTKAFMRYYHVFREGELSSLVEENVPELQILSSCYDHGNWCIIAERRGT; encoded by the exons aTGGAGCCGGAGCCGCGCCGCGGGAGCAG GATGGAACATGAGGCTACCCAGCTAGAAAAGCAGCATGTGCACAGTGTGTATGAAAATACAGCTGCCTACTTTAGTGATCTGCAGACCAAAGCATGGCCTCGTGTTCGGAACTTTCTGCTGGAACAAAAGCCTGGCAGTCTCGTTGTTGATATAG GTTGTGGAACTGGAAAGTATCTCAGTGTCAACAGTCAAGTGTATAATCTGGGCTGTGATTACTGTGAAGGACTGGTAGAAATTGCAAGGAAGAAAGGTGATGAAGTTCTGGTGTGTGACAACCTTAACCTTCCCTTTAGGGATCAGTGCTTCAATGCAGTCATTTCAATTGGAG TGATACATCATTTCTCAACTAAACAAAGGAGAATCAAAGCAATAAAGGAAATGGCAAGGATATTGACACCTGGAGGCCAAATAATGATTTATGTTTGGGCTATGGAACAAAAGAATCGTCGCTTTGAGAAACAAGATGTATTTGTTCCATGGAACAAGGCCTTGTGCTCACGCCATTTTTCAGAATCAAATCAATCTGGAGATAAAGGTGACTTTGTCCATAGTGCAAAAGGCCAAGACATACACCCTGCACAGCTTGTCATCTCTGAGTGCAGCTACCAAAACAATCTGCATCCAGAAACAGATTCAAAACATCCCCGCAATATGGACCATTGCTTACCCAGAGCCTGCTGCATGAAAAtttctgaggaagaaaacagattttacagTGCTCTAGGAAGATCTTTCCGCTCATGGTTTTTCTCCAGATCCCTTGATGAATCAGCCCTGAGAAAGCAAAATGACGAAATGAAGCACCTGAAACATGAAGGAGTGTGGGCCAACAGTGCCGTACCCATTCAGCATTCACGGCACTGCAGTTTGGATTTAGGTCACCATGGGGCTCTGTTAAATGAACAGAGCttagatgatgatgatgatgtgtTTGTGGAAAGCCTGTCTCTCAAAAAGCCGCAGTGGTCACCAGCCCCAGATGCCCTGAAGGATTTAAGTTTAAATGGAGGACACCAAAGTGTAGCTCAGAGCAAGGGGGACAAAGCTTCATTTATAAATGGCCCAGTGGAAGACAAGGACTGCATCTATGATTGTAATAAAGATGGTGCTGGTAAGTCTGATGCCAGCAAGGTTTTCAAAAGAACTTCAACAACTGACTCCACTGACTCAGCTTTGGATTCAGCAGTGTCTGTTGGGGACCAGACTGATGCCATGCTGGATACAAAGGCCTTCATGCGTTATTACCATGTTTTTCGGGAAGGAGAGCTGAGTTCTCTGGTAGAAGAGAATGTGCCTGAGCTTCAGATACTTTCTTCCTGCTATGACCATGGAAACTGGTGCATTATTGCAGAGAGAAGAGGAACATAG
- the TRMT9B gene encoding probable tRNA methyltransferase 9B isoform X2, whose product MFLESKLYGMEHEATQLEKQHVHSVYENTAAYFSDLQTKAWPRVRNFLLEQKPGSLVVDIGCGTGKYLSVNSQVYNLGCDYCEGLVEIARKKGDEVLVCDNLNLPFRDQCFNAVISIGVIHHFSTKQRRIKAIKEMARILTPGGQIMIYVWAMEQKNRRFEKQDVFVPWNKALCSRHFSESNQSGDKGDFVHSAKGQDIHPAQLVISECSYQNNLHPETDSKHPRNMDHCLPRACCMKISEEENRFYSALGRSFRSWFFSRSLDESALRKQNDEMKHLKHEGVWANSAVPIQHSRHCSLDLGHHGALLNEQSLDDDDDVFVESLSLKKPQWSPAPDALKDLSLNGGHQSVAQSKGDKASFINGPVEDKDCIYDCNKDGAGKSDASKVFKRTSTTDSTDSALDSAVSVGDQTDAMLDTKAFMRYYHVFREGELSSLVEENVPELQILSSCYDHGNWCIIAERRGT is encoded by the exons ATGTTCTTGGAAAGTAAGCTCTATGG GATGGAACATGAGGCTACCCAGCTAGAAAAGCAGCATGTGCACAGTGTGTATGAAAATACAGCTGCCTACTTTAGTGATCTGCAGACCAAAGCATGGCCTCGTGTTCGGAACTTTCTGCTGGAACAAAAGCCTGGCAGTCTCGTTGTTGATATAG GTTGTGGAACTGGAAAGTATCTCAGTGTCAACAGTCAAGTGTATAATCTGGGCTGTGATTACTGTGAAGGACTGGTAGAAATTGCAAGGAAGAAAGGTGATGAAGTTCTGGTGTGTGACAACCTTAACCTTCCCTTTAGGGATCAGTGCTTCAATGCAGTCATTTCAATTGGAG TGATACATCATTTCTCAACTAAACAAAGGAGAATCAAAGCAATAAAGGAAATGGCAAGGATATTGACACCTGGAGGCCAAATAATGATTTATGTTTGGGCTATGGAACAAAAGAATCGTCGCTTTGAGAAACAAGATGTATTTGTTCCATGGAACAAGGCCTTGTGCTCACGCCATTTTTCAGAATCAAATCAATCTGGAGATAAAGGTGACTTTGTCCATAGTGCAAAAGGCCAAGACATACACCCTGCACAGCTTGTCATCTCTGAGTGCAGCTACCAAAACAATCTGCATCCAGAAACAGATTCAAAACATCCCCGCAATATGGACCATTGCTTACCCAGAGCCTGCTGCATGAAAAtttctgaggaagaaaacagattttacagTGCTCTAGGAAGATCTTTCCGCTCATGGTTTTTCTCCAGATCCCTTGATGAATCAGCCCTGAGAAAGCAAAATGACGAAATGAAGCACCTGAAACATGAAGGAGTGTGGGCCAACAGTGCCGTACCCATTCAGCATTCACGGCACTGCAGTTTGGATTTAGGTCACCATGGGGCTCTGTTAAATGAACAGAGCttagatgatgatgatgatgtgtTTGTGGAAAGCCTGTCTCTCAAAAAGCCGCAGTGGTCACCAGCCCCAGATGCCCTGAAGGATTTAAGTTTAAATGGAGGACACCAAAGTGTAGCTCAGAGCAAGGGGGACAAAGCTTCATTTATAAATGGCCCAGTGGAAGACAAGGACTGCATCTATGATTGTAATAAAGATGGTGCTGGTAAGTCTGATGCCAGCAAGGTTTTCAAAAGAACTTCAACAACTGACTCCACTGACTCAGCTTTGGATTCAGCAGTGTCTGTTGGGGACCAGACTGATGCCATGCTGGATACAAAGGCCTTCATGCGTTATTACCATGTTTTTCGGGAAGGAGAGCTGAGTTCTCTGGTAGAAGAGAATGTGCCTGAGCTTCAGATACTTTCTTCCTGCTATGACCATGGAAACTGGTGCATTATTGCAGAGAGAAGAGGAACATAG